One window of the Pseudarthrobacter sp. ATCC 49987 genome contains the following:
- the proB gene encoding glutamate 5-kinase, producing the protein MATPAASPDRRPAVSTPAPDRSVLSGARRIVVKVGSSSLTSIKGGISEEALTDLADALAHKRNAGTEIILVSSGAIAAGLAPLGLAKRPRDLATQQAAASVGQGLLMARYTHAFGAHGVTVSQVLLTAEDFMRRSQHTNALRALDRLLNLGVVPVVNENDTVATHEIRFGDNDRLAALVAHLVRADALVLLSDVDSLYDGPPAHGARRISHVTGPQDLEGVSIGRTGKAGTGTGGMVTKVEAATIAAGSGIPALVTSTGNAAAALAGQDVGTWFSINGARKPVRLLWLAHLASVEGTLVLDDGAVQAVRDRHTSLLPAGISAVHGHFEAGDAVEMVSSEGTVIARGLVNYGAEELPQMLGRSTKELGKTLGRGYDRVVVHVDDLVLV; encoded by the coding sequence ATGGCCACCCCGGCAGCCAGCCCGGATCGCCGACCGGCAGTGTCCACGCCGGCCCCGGACCGGTCTGTGCTCTCCGGCGCCCGCCGGATTGTGGTGAAGGTGGGATCGTCGTCCCTGACGTCCATCAAGGGCGGCATCTCGGAAGAGGCCCTGACAGACCTCGCTGACGCCCTCGCCCACAAGCGCAACGCCGGAACCGAGATCATCCTGGTGTCCTCCGGCGCGATCGCCGCCGGGCTCGCCCCGCTGGGGCTGGCGAAGCGTCCCCGCGACCTCGCCACCCAGCAGGCGGCCGCGAGCGTGGGCCAGGGCCTGCTGATGGCCCGCTACACGCACGCCTTCGGCGCCCACGGCGTCACCGTCAGCCAGGTGCTCCTCACCGCCGAAGACTTCATGCGCCGCAGCCAGCACACCAACGCCCTGCGCGCCCTCGACCGGCTGCTCAACCTCGGTGTCGTGCCCGTGGTCAACGAAAACGACACCGTCGCCACCCATGAGATCCGCTTCGGCGACAACGACCGGCTCGCGGCTCTCGTGGCCCACCTGGTCCGCGCCGACGCCCTCGTGCTGCTCTCCGACGTCGACTCCCTTTACGACGGCCCGCCCGCGCACGGCGCCCGGCGGATCTCCCATGTCACCGGTCCGCAGGACCTGGAGGGTGTCAGCATCGGACGTACCGGCAAGGCCGGAACCGGCACCGGGGGAATGGTCACCAAAGTGGAAGCGGCCACCATTGCCGCCGGTTCCGGCATTCCCGCCCTCGTCACCTCCACCGGAAACGCCGCCGCCGCGCTGGCGGGCCAGGACGTGGGCACCTGGTTCTCCATTAACGGCGCCCGGAAACCGGTCCGCCTCCTCTGGCTGGCGCACCTCGCCTCCGTGGAGGGCACGCTGGTGCTCGACGACGGCGCCGTCCAGGCCGTCCGCGACCGCCACACCTCGCTGCTCCCGGCCGGCATATCCGCCGTGCACGGACATTTCGAGGCCGGCGACGCCGTGGAGATGGTCTCTTCCGAGGGCACCGTCATCGCCCGCGGCCTGGTCAACTACGGCGCCGAGGAGCTGCCGCAGATGCTGGGCCGCTCCACAAAGGAGCTGGGCAAGACGCTCGGCCGCGGATATGACCGGGTAGTTGTTCATGTTGACGATCTGGTGCTGGTCTAA
- a CDS encoding methylenetetrahydrofolate reductase, producing MSPPSLIDTHPNLAGTAPVALSYELFPPRSPAAAESLWTTIGELESTDPDYVSVTYGASGSNRNTAVELINRLVQETTLRPLAHLTCVGNSPQELAEIIGELLDVGVRGILALRGDQPKDGGVPPEGSLRYAQDLIELIRRVEQRRSALLCAGKVAVGVAAYPTRHPESPSEAHDVEVLLAKQRSGADFAITQVFFHTEQYADLLTRARRAGVTIPIIPGVMPLTSIRRLTRLSELTGVEPAAELIERLAAADTDAERTRIGVSATVDLANAALDAGAPGLHLYTFNEHAAALDVLDKLALPRPRSGNRHRGRQRWAGRRQLAS from the coding sequence ATGTCTCCACCAAGCCTTATTGACACCCATCCAAATCTTGCCGGAACGGCCCCGGTCGCCCTGTCCTATGAACTGTTCCCGCCGCGGTCGCCCGCAGCCGCGGAATCGCTCTGGACCACCATCGGCGAACTGGAAAGCACGGATCCGGACTACGTTTCCGTGACCTACGGCGCCAGCGGCTCCAACCGGAACACCGCCGTCGAACTCATCAACCGCCTGGTCCAGGAAACGACTCTCCGGCCGCTGGCGCACCTGACCTGTGTGGGGAACTCCCCGCAGGAGCTCGCCGAGATCATCGGCGAACTCCTCGACGTCGGCGTCCGCGGCATCCTGGCCCTGCGCGGCGACCAGCCCAAGGACGGCGGTGTCCCTCCCGAGGGATCGCTGCGCTACGCCCAGGACCTGATCGAGCTCATCCGCCGCGTCGAACAGCGCCGCTCCGCGCTGCTCTGCGCCGGCAAGGTGGCCGTGGGCGTCGCCGCGTACCCGACGCGGCACCCGGAATCCCCGAGCGAGGCGCACGACGTCGAGGTGCTCCTGGCCAAGCAGCGCTCCGGCGCCGACTTCGCCATCACCCAGGTCTTCTTCCACACCGAGCAGTATGCTGACCTGCTGACCCGGGCACGCCGGGCCGGCGTCACCATCCCGATCATCCCCGGCGTTATGCCGCTCACCAGCATCCGCCGTCTCACCCGGCTCAGCGAGCTGACCGGCGTCGAACCGGCCGCCGAACTCATCGAACGGCTCGCCGCCGCCGACACCGACGCCGAACGCACCCGGATCGGGGTCAGCGCCACCGTGGACCTTGCCAACGCGGCCCTCGACGCCGGTGCCCCCGGACTGCACCTCTACACCTTCAACGAACACGCCGCAGCCCTCGACGTCCTGGACAAACTCGCCCTGCCCCGCCCGCGAAGCGGCAACCGGCACAGGGGCCGCCAGCGCTGGGCCGGCCGCCGCCAGCTCGCCAGCTGA
- a CDS encoding zinc ribbon domain-containing protein YjdM, which yields MNETLPPCPECSSEYTYEMGALLVCPECAYEWSPAAETEPGDQEAKPIKDAVGNILADGDTVTVIKDLKIKGSSTVIKVGTKVRGIRLVNGVGDHDIDCKVDGVGPMQLKSSVVKKI from the coding sequence GTGAATGAGACCCTGCCCCCGTGCCCTGAATGCTCCAGCGAATACACGTACGAGATGGGGGCGCTCCTGGTCTGCCCGGAGTGCGCATATGAATGGTCGCCCGCCGCGGAAACGGAGCCCGGCGATCAGGAAGCGAAGCCGATCAAGGACGCCGTCGGCAACATCCTCGCCGACGGCGACACCGTCACGGTCATCAAGGACCTCAAGATCAAGGGCAGTTCCACCGTCATCAAAGTGGGCACCAAGGTCCGGGGTATCCGGCTCGTCAACGGTGTCGGCGACCACGACATCGACTGCAAGGTCGACGGCGTCGGGCCCATGCAGCTGAAATCCAGCGTGGTCAAGAAGATCTGA
- the rsfS gene encoding ribosome silencing factor: MTATESSIASARHAARAAAEKLAEDIVAMDVSERLALADIFLIASAPSERQVNAIVDGIEDELSKFELKPIRREGRSGGRWVLLDYGDIVIHVQHEEDRVFYALERLWKDCPVVDLQLGDDASAKAAAASDAE; this comes from the coding sequence GTGACTGCAACAGAATCATCCATCGCCTCAGCCCGCCACGCAGCCCGAGCTGCCGCGGAAAAACTCGCCGAGGACATCGTCGCCATGGACGTCAGCGAACGGCTGGCCCTGGCCGACATCTTCCTGATTGCCTCCGCACCGTCCGAACGCCAGGTCAACGCCATCGTCGACGGCATTGAAGACGAACTCTCCAAGTTCGAGCTCAAGCCGATCCGCCGTGAAGGACGCTCCGGCGGCCGCTGGGTCCTGCTGGACTACGGCGACATCGTCATCCACGTCCAGCACGAGGAGGACCGCGTGTTCTACGCCTTGGAGCGCCTCTGGAAGGACTGCCCCGTCGTGGACCTGCAGCTCGGCGACGACGCGTCCGCGAAGGCCGCCGCAGCCTCCGACGCGGAGTAG
- a CDS encoding glutamate-5-semialdehyde dehydrogenase, which translates to MTEALTPRSAVLAEKLFADGLLPADGPAELDVEAAVHAIADRSRQASRQMARANRAWKDRGLRAIAAALLERKAHILAANAKDVAAGRANGTSAAMLDRLTLTDARIQGLAGALENLANLPDPVGNVVRGQTLPNGLRLRQVNVPMGVVAAIYEARPNVTVDIAGLGLKSGNAVILRGGTAAAATNEALVAVLRDALESVGLPADAVQSVDQFGREGANALMRARGRVDVLIPRGGRDLIQSVVANAKVPVIETGEGNVHIFLDASANEDMAVEILLNAKTQRPSVCNTVETLLVHSASTVLPAVAAALRAAGVTLHADERIRAALPASVDSVPATDEDWATEYMDLDLAVAMVDSLDDAVKHIRTWSTGHTEAILTNDLGNAERFIAEVDSAAVIVNASTRFTDGGELGLGAEVGISTQKLHARGPMGLTELTTTKWIVQGEGQIRA; encoded by the coding sequence ATGACTGAGGCCCTGACCCCCCGCTCTGCCGTGCTCGCCGAGAAGCTGTTTGCCGACGGTCTCCTCCCCGCGGACGGACCGGCGGAACTTGACGTCGAGGCAGCCGTCCACGCCATCGCCGACCGCTCCCGCCAGGCCTCCCGCCAGATGGCCCGGGCCAACCGGGCGTGGAAGGACCGCGGGCTGCGCGCCATCGCCGCTGCACTGCTGGAGCGCAAGGCCCACATCCTCGCCGCCAATGCCAAGGACGTGGCGGCCGGAAGAGCCAACGGCACATCCGCGGCCATGCTGGACCGGCTCACCCTCACCGACGCCCGCATCCAGGGCCTCGCCGGCGCGCTGGAAAACCTCGCCAACCTTCCCGACCCGGTCGGCAACGTGGTGCGCGGCCAGACCCTGCCCAACGGACTGCGGCTGCGCCAGGTCAATGTCCCCATGGGCGTGGTCGCCGCCATTTACGAGGCCCGGCCCAACGTCACCGTCGACATCGCCGGGCTCGGCCTGAAGAGCGGCAATGCGGTCATCCTCCGCGGCGGGACCGCCGCTGCCGCCACCAACGAAGCCCTCGTTGCAGTGCTCCGCGACGCCCTGGAGTCGGTGGGCCTGCCCGCCGACGCCGTGCAGAGCGTTGACCAGTTCGGCCGCGAAGGCGCCAACGCCCTGATGCGCGCCCGCGGACGGGTCGACGTCCTGATTCCCCGCGGCGGCCGGGACCTTATCCAGTCCGTCGTGGCCAACGCCAAGGTCCCCGTGATTGAGACCGGCGAAGGCAATGTGCACATCTTCCTGGACGCCTCCGCCAACGAGGACATGGCCGTGGAGATCCTGCTGAACGCCAAGACCCAGCGGCCCAGCGTCTGCAACACCGTCGAAACCCTGCTGGTCCACTCCGCCTCGACCGTGCTGCCCGCCGTCGCCGCCGCCCTCCGCGCTGCCGGCGTCACGCTCCATGCCGACGAACGGATCCGCGCCGCGCTGCCGGCTTCCGTCGACTCCGTCCCCGCCACGGACGAGGACTGGGCCACCGAGTACATGGACCTGGACCTCGCCGTGGCCATGGTGGACAGCCTGGACGACGCCGTCAAGCACATCCGCACCTGGTCCACCGGCCATACCGAGGCCATCCTGACCAACGACCTCGGCAACGCCGAGCGGTTTATCGCCGAGGTCGATTCGGCCGCTGTGATTGTCAATGCGTCCACCCGCTTCACCGACGGCGGCGAACTCGGTCTGGGCGCCGAAGTGGGCATTTCCACCCAGAAGCTGCACGCCCGTGGCCCCATGGGCCTGACGGAACTGACCACCACCAAGTGGATCGTCCAGGGCGAGGGCCAGATCAGGGCCTAG
- a CDS encoding ROK family transcriptional regulator has translation MSEIRQPSPRRGTNLPRMGDFNLTVIVDAIRRSPAGLSRVELAQIVGLSPQTISNISRRLLDQDLIYEAGKEGTGPGKPRTMLRLKSSGMYAVGVHLDPAVTTFVVLDLVGAVVKHSRIKTPAGTDPGSVIETIAAEIKQLITDSGVDPARIAGLGIASPGPIDLEEGTVVDPPLLLGWDRVPLRDALAAATGLSTIVDKDVTSAAVAETWAGGPSGAGSFVFMYMGTGIGCGIVLNDEVVRGTSGNAGEIGHIMVDPDGPLCDCGLRGCVKSSCIPQVLVARAVEAGVLEGPLEAVTGPAIQESFAALCAAAGAGDPKAEAIIDHSAVLVARAVSAVTNALDVDRVVFGGPFWTCLSQRYLERIPELVREGSATRKIHEIEVVGTGVGEDVGAIGAACLVLEHTLAPRSQRLLLEG, from the coding sequence GTGTCTGAGATCCGCCAGCCCTCGCCGAGGCGCGGAACCAATTTGCCCCGCATGGGGGACTTCAACCTCACGGTGATCGTCGATGCCATCCGGCGTTCCCCGGCCGGCCTCAGCCGGGTGGAACTGGCCCAGATCGTTGGCCTGTCCCCGCAGACCATCTCCAACATCTCCCGCCGGCTGCTGGACCAGGACCTGATCTACGAGGCAGGCAAGGAAGGTACCGGGCCGGGCAAGCCGCGGACCATGCTCAGGCTCAAGTCCTCCGGAATGTACGCCGTGGGTGTCCACCTGGATCCGGCCGTGACCACGTTCGTGGTACTGGACCTGGTCGGGGCGGTGGTCAAGCATTCCCGGATCAAGACCCCCGCCGGTACCGATCCCGGGTCCGTGATCGAGACCATCGCCGCCGAAATCAAGCAGCTCATCACGGACTCCGGCGTCGACCCCGCCCGGATCGCCGGCCTCGGGATCGCCTCGCCCGGCCCGATCGACCTCGAGGAGGGCACCGTCGTCGACCCGCCGCTCCTGCTCGGCTGGGACCGCGTGCCGCTCCGCGACGCGCTGGCCGCGGCCACCGGTTTATCCACCATCGTGGACAAGGACGTCACCAGTGCCGCCGTGGCGGAGACCTGGGCAGGCGGTCCGAGCGGCGCCGGAAGCTTCGTCTTTATGTACATGGGCACCGGAATCGGCTGCGGGATCGTACTCAATGACGAAGTCGTCCGCGGCACCTCGGGCAACGCCGGCGAGATCGGCCACATCATGGTTGATCCCGATGGCCCGCTGTGCGACTGCGGCCTGCGCGGCTGCGTCAAGTCCTCCTGCATTCCGCAGGTGCTGGTGGCACGGGCCGTCGAAGCCGGCGTACTGGAGGGCCCGCTCGAGGCCGTGACCGGCCCCGCCATCCAGGAAAGCTTCGCCGCACTGTGTGCCGCGGCCGGCGCCGGCGACCCGAAGGCAGAAGCGATCATCGACCACTCCGCCGTGCTGGTGGCCCGTGCGGTCTCCGCCGTCACCAACGCCCTGGACGTGGACCGTGTTGTTTTCGGCGGACCCTTCTGGACCTGCCTTTCGCAGCGCTACCTCGAACGGATCCCGGAGCTCGTCCGCGAAGGCAGCGCCACCCGGAAAATCCATGAGATCGAAGTCGTCGGCACCGGTGTCGGCGAGGACGTCGGCGCGATCGGCGCCGCCTGCCTCGTGCTCGAACACACCCTGGCACCCCGGTCGCAGCGGCTCCTGCTGGAGGGGTAG
- a CDS encoding DoxX family protein — translation MAHTPVRPKDTNSRLGSGSRTAGRLVLGGFLILAGVSHLGWAREAFRAQVPAWLPLDVDFVVVASGLVEIGLGLGLLLLRRRRVALGWIVAAFFVAVFPGNISQFATGTDSFGLNSDVSRGVRLLFQPLLVLWALWSTGAWRAWRESRRRGR, via the coding sequence ATGGCTCACACCCCGGTTAGGCCCAAGGACACGAATTCCCGGCTGGGCTCCGGCTCGCGGACCGCCGGGCGGCTGGTGCTGGGCGGGTTCCTGATCCTGGCCGGCGTCAGCCACTTGGGCTGGGCACGTGAGGCGTTCCGCGCCCAGGTGCCGGCCTGGCTGCCGCTGGACGTCGACTTTGTGGTGGTCGCTTCCGGCCTGGTGGAGATCGGACTGGGACTGGGCCTCTTGCTGCTCAGGCGCCGACGGGTGGCCCTGGGGTGGATAGTTGCGGCCTTCTTCGTAGCGGTCTTCCCGGGGAACATCTCGCAGTTCGCCACGGGCACCGATTCGTTCGGCCTGAACTCGGACGTGAGCCGCGGAGTCCGACTGCTGTTCCAGCCGCTGCTGGTGCTGTGGGCCCTGTGGTCCACGGGCGCGTGGCGGGCCTGGCGGGAGAGCCGGCGCCGCGGCAGGTGA
- the nadD gene encoding nicotinate-nucleotide adenylyltransferase codes for MGGTFDPIHHGHLVAASEVAAKFDLDEVVFVPTGQPWQKMSKKVSEAEHRYLMTVIATASNPRFTVSRVDVDRPGPTYTIDTLRDLHTLRPDADLFFITGADALAQILSWKDIDELWSLAHFVGVTRPGHVLDGMGRKDVSLLEVPAMAISSTDCRTRVAAGNPVWYLVPDGVVQYIAKYGLYGGDPDTGDTSAGNGAVRYDRSTEIAQPASTE; via the coding sequence ATGGGCGGCACCTTTGACCCCATCCATCACGGCCACCTTGTCGCGGCCAGCGAGGTCGCAGCCAAGTTCGACCTGGACGAGGTCGTCTTCGTGCCGACGGGCCAGCCCTGGCAGAAGATGAGCAAAAAGGTCAGCGAGGCCGAGCACCGGTACCTCATGACCGTCATCGCCACGGCGTCCAACCCGCGCTTCACCGTCAGCCGGGTGGACGTGGACCGGCCCGGGCCCACATACACGATCGACACCCTCCGGGACCTGCACACGCTGCGCCCTGACGCGGACCTGTTCTTCATTACCGGCGCTGACGCCCTGGCACAGATCCTGTCCTGGAAGGACATCGACGAACTGTGGTCGCTCGCGCACTTCGTCGGCGTCACCCGGCCGGGCCATGTCCTGGATGGAATGGGCCGCAAGGACGTCAGCCTGCTCGAGGTTCCCGCGATGGCGATCTCCTCGACGGACTGCCGCACCAGGGTTGCGGCAGGGAACCCCGTCTGGTACCTCGTCCCCGACGGCGTGGTGCAGTACATTGCCAAGTACGGACTCTACGGCGGCGACCCGGACACCGGGGACACTTCCGCCGGCAATGGCGCCGTCCGCTATGACCGCAGCACCGAGATAGCCCAACCCGCCAGCACCGAATGA
- a CDS encoding class I SAM-dependent methyltransferase encodes MADNKLESLFSRLGRFPDVEAANLQAWDATDTLLLDTARDMLAAGLLRPGRLAVVGDRYGALTLGALALGGPNPDGDGPGLVNGPVRVHQDLITGERALRNNAGKLDVDGGFEQLPLGAGLLSGATVVLLQLPKSLAELEEIADAVARHAAPDVVLLAGGRVKHMSLGMNAVLERHFSEVQPQRARQKSRVLLARVPRAATGAPTFPITEVNAGLGLTVCARGAVFAGTGLDIGTRFLLDFLPQMPPARHAIDLGCGTGILAAMYARSNPGSLVTATDQSAAAVDSARATAQANGLAGQVTVLQDDAMASLPAASADLILLNPPFHVGAAVHAGAGIKLIEAAGRVLAPGGELWTVFNSHLHYRPVLERLVGPTREVGRNPKFTVTASTRKSAEV; translated from the coding sequence GTGGCGGACAACAAGCTCGAATCCCTCTTCTCCCGGCTGGGCAGGTTCCCGGATGTGGAGGCGGCCAACCTGCAGGCCTGGGACGCTACGGACACGCTTCTCCTGGACACGGCCCGCGACATGCTGGCGGCCGGGCTCCTGCGCCCGGGCAGGCTCGCCGTCGTCGGGGACCGCTACGGCGCGCTGACCCTGGGGGCGCTGGCTCTGGGCGGACCGAACCCCGACGGGGACGGACCCGGCCTGGTGAACGGTCCGGTCCGGGTGCACCAGGACCTCATCACCGGTGAACGTGCCCTCCGCAACAACGCCGGGAAGTTGGACGTCGACGGCGGCTTCGAACAGTTGCCGCTCGGCGCCGGGCTCCTGTCCGGAGCCACCGTGGTGCTGCTCCAGCTGCCCAAGTCCCTCGCGGAGCTGGAGGAGATTGCTGACGCCGTCGCCCGCCATGCCGCGCCCGACGTCGTGCTGCTGGCCGGCGGCCGGGTCAAACACATGAGCCTGGGCATGAACGCCGTGCTCGAACGCCACTTCAGCGAGGTCCAGCCGCAGCGTGCCCGCCAGAAGTCGCGGGTCCTTCTCGCCCGGGTTCCCAGAGCTGCCACCGGTGCCCCGACGTTCCCCATCACGGAGGTCAATGCCGGGCTCGGATTGACCGTCTGCGCCCGGGGCGCCGTTTTTGCCGGCACCGGGCTGGACATCGGCACCCGGTTCCTGTTGGACTTCCTGCCCCAGATGCCGCCGGCACGGCATGCGATCGACCTGGGCTGCGGCACCGGAATCCTCGCCGCCATGTACGCCCGCAGCAACCCCGGTTCCCTGGTCACGGCGACGGACCAGTCCGCCGCCGCCGTCGACTCCGCCCGGGCGACCGCGCAGGCCAACGGCCTCGCAGGCCAGGTCACTGTCCTGCAGGACGACGCCATGGCCTCGCTGCCGGCGGCCAGCGCCGATTTGATCCTGCTCAACCCGCCCTTCCACGTTGGCGCGGCGGTGCATGCCGGGGCCGGCATCAAACTGATCGAGGCGGCCGGCCGGGTCCTCGCGCCGGGCGGGGAACTCTGGACGGTGTTCAACAGCCACCTGCACTACCGGCCCGTGCTGGAGCGGCTGGTCGGTCCCACCCGCGAAGTCGGCAGGAACCCAAAATTCACGGTGACGGCAAGCACCCGCAAATCCGCCGAAGTGTGA
- a CDS encoding NAD(P)-binding domain-containing protein encodes MSAGIDVPVRSVDVVVIGGGQAGLSAAYHLQRRGLVPAGTAPEGFEPSGGRAMSYIVLDAEDGPGGAWRHRWKSLRMATVNGISDLPGIPQPSVDPEEASSSFLTRYFDGYEHQLALAIERPVKVRAVSREDNNPAGRLRITTPRGDWSARAIVNATGNWTRPFWPIYPGRATFQGRQLHVADYVSAEEFRGRHVIVVGGGISAVGLLDEISRVTTTSWFTRREPLWRDAAFDRQAGHDAVALVEERVRQGLPPQSVVAVTRLIWTPALRAAAARGVLERHPMFTDIWPGGVQMADGSFLSADVILWATGFRAELEHLAPLHLRGPGGGIAMDGTQVAAEPRVHLVGYGPSSSTIGANRAGRAAVAGILRFLGEQDKFAGALTHRA; translated from the coding sequence ATGTCCGCAGGGATTGACGTCCCGGTCCGCTCCGTCGACGTCGTGGTCATTGGCGGAGGCCAGGCCGGGCTCTCCGCCGCCTACCACCTGCAGCGCCGCGGCCTGGTCCCGGCAGGGACCGCTCCGGAAGGCTTTGAACCATCCGGCGGGCGGGCCATGAGCTACATCGTCCTCGACGCCGAAGACGGCCCCGGGGGAGCCTGGCGCCACCGCTGGAAGAGCCTCCGCATGGCCACCGTGAACGGCATCAGCGACCTGCCCGGCATCCCGCAACCCTCCGTCGATCCGGAGGAAGCCAGCTCAAGCTTCCTGACCCGTTACTTCGACGGCTACGAACACCAGCTCGCCCTGGCGATCGAACGTCCCGTCAAAGTCCGGGCCGTCTCCCGGGAGGACAACAACCCGGCCGGGCGGCTGCGGATCACCACCCCCCGCGGCGACTGGTCCGCCCGGGCCATCGTCAACGCGACCGGCAACTGGACCCGGCCGTTCTGGCCGATCTACCCGGGACGGGCCACCTTCCAGGGACGGCAGCTGCACGTTGCGGACTACGTCTCAGCCGAGGAATTCCGCGGCCGGCACGTCATCGTGGTGGGCGGTGGCATCTCTGCCGTCGGCCTGCTCGACGAAATCTCCCGGGTCACCACCACCAGCTGGTTCACCCGCCGGGAACCCCTCTGGCGGGACGCCGCCTTCGACCGCCAGGCCGGGCACGACGCCGTCGCGCTGGTCGAGGAGCGCGTCCGGCAGGGCCTTCCGCCGCAGAGTGTCGTTGCCGTGACCCGTCTGATCTGGACTCCGGCCCTGCGGGCGGCCGCCGCCCGCGGTGTCCTGGAGCGCCACCCCATGTTCACCGATATCTGGCCCGGGGGAGTGCAGATGGCGGACGGCAGCTTCCTGTCCGCCGACGTGATCCTCTGGGCCACCGGCTTCCGCGCCGAACTGGAACACCTCGCCCCGCTGCACCTGCGCGGCCCGGGCGGCGGGATCGCCATGGACGGCACCCAGGTGGCCGCGGAACCACGGGTCCACCTGGTGGGCTACGGACCGTCCTCGTCCACGATCGGCGCCAACCGTGCCGGCCGGGCCGCCGTGGCGGGCATCCTGCGTTTCTTGGGGGAGCAGGATAAGTTTGCAGGGGCCCTCACTCACCGGGCCTGA